The genomic stretch CTTCACAAGCTCTACAAAACCGTGGACCTGCAATGGTCATCCCTGACCTGTACCACTTCATAACACTAACCTGTAATGCAACCAATTGACAGTTCATAACTAATAACCTGTAAGTCCCCTCGGCCTTTTGCACAAGGGATATATCAGCCTCATTGCCTTTTGCAAGTCTTCTCTGTCTTTTGCACGGAAAATATTATGTTGTTTCCATTTACCTTTTCTAAGTTTTCTCTACCTTTTGCACGAGAAAGTTATGTCTCCTCACCTGCCTTTTACAAGTTCTCTCTGCCTTCTATACGAGAAAATTATTTGTACTTGCTCTTTGCATCTTGAGTACAAAATAAAGGACTAGACGTGTGACTTACTCCCTTCCCGATTATTTAGACACCCGACGTATGTTTGGCAGTTTGATTAATAGCCACTCTTCAAGAACTCCATCTTCGTCGTTGTGCCTGAGAGGTATCATGTCGTTCTCTTGCCTTTTACAAGTCCCTCTGCCTTTTGCATGAGAAATGTCATCTTCTTTACGCTTGCCTTTTGCAAGTTTCCTAGGCCTTTTGCACGAGGAATTCTATTTCCAGTCCCCCTTACCTTTTACAAGTCTCCTATTCCTATTGCATGGAGAGAAACCCTTTTGGTTTACGCTTACCTTATGCAAGTATCTATGCCTTTTGCATGAGAAAAATGTTACTTCCTATCActgcttaccttttgtaagtatCCTTTTCGTTATGAATTGAACAAGCTTTCATCTTGGCTCACCTTTTGTAAGTACTATGTGCCTTTCGCATGAGAAGAACATATCTCTCCTTTGCTTGACTTTTGCAAGGCTTCTATGCCTTTTGCATAGGAAAAATTACTtcataatcgactcccgaacctgaatTTGGTTGCTAAGAccatcttctttttcttttaggggttttatcgatatttcccatttcctttggaataaataaagttcggtggaggCTGTGTATTTTTTGCAATGCGACAAACTGCCATATGGCATCTTCACCTTTCATGGCCTCTGCAAAAAAACAAAAGAGATCAAAAGGTGGGAGGAAGAAGGACGAAATTCTAAAGTCACCCACTAAAGATTTTCTTCCTCTCATCTTTAGATTTGGCATCCACAAGCCAGCGTGTCTGAATGCACCTTTTTAATCGGGTATTAGAGGCCAAATCCAACAAAACCACCCCCTATATAACCAAACTCCTAACAGAAGGACACTAACTAGGCTTTTAAATACAACTCCTCTTCAGATAAATATTCCTTTCGGTAGCAGTACATCTTGTCCCTAGTTAAAAAATGACCCTGAGTCCAATATTTGCAAAAGAGATATGTGTACGTAGAAACAATTTCGGATCTAAGTGATAAGTCTTCAAGTGGGCCTCATTATTAAGAGGAACTACCAGGAAGAATCAGGCCTTTAAATGTTTCACAATATCAGAGAAAGTCTCAAAGTATTTGATACTTTGACTTTATGAAACCAAACTAAAACCATTCAAAAATTTGGAAGCGCTTTGTTCTTTCAAGATATGGAAGAACAATGTCAAAGTCGCTTAATATCTTTATGTTTGCACTAGTGCTGAAAAACCTTAACTAATGGCCAGCTCACGGGGTGAAAGTGCAAGAGAGAAATGAGTAAATGGTTCAGAAAACTGACTTCGAACTTATTGAAAGGAAGACAATAACCATTGAGAGAGAACATACACTAATGGAACAAGATCGTGCATCCACCATACTAACCACAAACCCTTTGATCTTCATCTGGGTGGAAAGCACCCAAATCTTTTGAAGGACGCACATCAATCATAACCTATAGAAAATAGAAACAACTTTAGATATCTATGAATTTACCCAAACTCCTGAAATGTCCTTATCGGGTTTCTTGGTTGAAACATACATAATCACCATGATTAAAGATGTTAGGAAACGAATGTACGAACAACGAGCGAGGTGAACAAGTTCAAAGCACCCAATGTCTCAGAAACCCTAAAATGGTTAAACGAAGAAGATGGAAAAAAACCTCAAATGCGAGAACCCTGTAGCTCAAATAGGAGACTGAAAAAGTGAAAATGAAATCGATAGACAAAATTTTAAAAGTTGAGGACCGTGCGGTCACTCTCCACCATCAATGATTAATATTTACTTGAAATTGTTGGAAAGACACAGGCAAAGTGTGATTTCTAGCTAGAATAAGGGATATCTATCAATCATTCTCCGTACCTCACAATGCCACGTAAAAACACTATTCAAATTCACCACTTCCCAAGAACGATAACTTTTCATCAGGGATCTCCACTTTATGACCTCGTACCTGGGAGAAGTCATCCATTACAAATCCTTGCTCTACATAATAGAAGATAATGGCTTGGGGGATAACTGTTCTTGGCTAACCGGAACATCCAAAAAGCATAAAGGTTTAACACCCATAAGGAGACAAAACAAGACGGTGATAGACGAATTATATGCCTCACACCATCAAGATCACCTCACTCGTAAAACTCATCCTCACTATTCAGATACATCTAACAGTCTTTTGTATCTTGTGCTCACTCTCACATTTAATTGTTAAGTAACTCTCTTATTTAAAGGAGTTAGCGAGCCATTTTCCAGATTTAAATTTCAGTTCCTATTGGCATTAGATTTCTCACTCTCTTAATAACTTGAGTTTTGAAGTGTTAACCTTGCAATCAATCTCTTTCCACCACTTCAGAACCTTGGACCACCACAACAGTGCATCAATACAACCTCTCTCATCATCGTTTTACTATAAAACATAGTTTTTCATTCCTTATTATAAACACATTTTGActttttagattcattgaataaTGAATGTATCTAGTTTATATATAGACCAGATACATCAGTTACTCAATAAAtctaaaaaattaaaatttagtTATAATAAAAAATGGATGGAGTACATATGTATTTGGAAAAAAAATAGACTACGTTATTCCTTTTATTTATATATTGTAAGTTTTTCTAAAAAAAATACTAAATACTAAATTATTTTATCATAATAATTTTTTATACTCTTAAATTTTTATTATTCTCTCTTAttcaattttttaaattttaatttttttaatatcaTTAACGAAGgataattttattaaaaaaatataatttatttatttttttatataaaaataattacGTTTTTTCTAAAACAACTTATGAAAAAAAATAGATGTAGTAATATATAATACTTACCATTTTTTATAAGTCGATTTGAAAAAAGATTTGTATTAAATTTtacttcatttcataatactaATAAATCTTTagtattattttttattatatcttttttatttagtattctctcttttattttaatttttttaaaatttcttTTTCATATTATTAGTGAATGATAATTTTACAACAATTCATAAATTTTCTTTTTCATACAATAATAATCATATTGTTAAAActatttatgataaaaaatggAGATTTTATATATAATGTAAGTTTGGAGAAGAGTGAATATTAAGTTGCTCCCAAGTACCACTCAAACTTTTGGATACTTTACTCATAAAATGGAAAATTTTACCCtatacccctacaattgtacccatacccctacatttaaatttttttgaccaaaataccctcatataaatagggtatattttccGTTTCAAaatttttttaccattttcgttGAAGACTTCCGGAGAAGAAATTTTTTTGGCGTTTTTGcattgtataccggaacacttaagagtaagtcttccggtttgaaaattgtataccggaacacttctctTAAGTGTTCCGATTTGTTGTTTTTTTGGACACTGAACCGGAAGTCTTctagaaagtcttccggtttgtatacttatataccggaacactttcttcaagtcttccggtttggatgatgtgtaccggaactcttctttgaagtgttccggtacgtaatttttttttttttttttttttttttaaattattttttttacattatttttgcagtggttcgaagaagaggtgcagatggccggattccagtccgcacgttagaccggggtgcatcttcatctgcagctgcagctgagccgactggatatccaggagggccgtacgatacatcgcttttggtgaagtacgagcatcatgttgctcgacatatatggttcggtgaggtaagtaaacggactatatttgaaaatgaataatagttgaatattttataatttgttttctaatatgtgttttaattgtttttaggaaagaggaccaaagaaagagttgaaggttgccggacatggactgaagttgaattctagggttccattggctcttccaccacagatggagagttgggtatctagatccggtttagcttcactgcagagaacgagtctgaacaagataaacacaaatcttgtctctgcatttgtggaaagatggcatctagagacatcttcatttcacatgccgtttggtgaaatgagcattactttagaTGATGTCGCATGTCTACTTCACTTGCCCATTAGGGGTATCTTTtggagtcctcaggatgtgactgaagagctagctgttgaacttgctgtggactacctaggagtgtcacagagtcaggcacagtcacatgttcggagctgcagggggtcgtattacaagttggagtggttatatGATATATTCGTttttgcaggtcattcaccacatgttgtttgcatttggcaccaacgtttttgttaatgtgaaatctacatagcaaattaatcgagttgggaaacacaacttcaattgctttcatcaaagcaagatctctatctgtcaaaatcacttgtggacacatgtctttcttcacaaacaactcttttaatttctccaatacccagcaaaaattctctgtttgctcagactccatatatgcaaatccaacagcaaaagtcaactcagtggatgtcatgccaacaatttcaaacaaaggttgtatatatttgtttgtcttgtaggtgctatccataactaacacaatcggaaatatattcaacaacttcactgaatcaggatgtgcccaaaatatctctctcaccacttccgagtcatccttttttctactccaatacacatatcctgcatcctcaataagcttaaacagatgttgtatctcactccttggacctcttatctctttttctatcacactcttatgcttgtatacttgcgtaatacgagtgacattctcaggaaacttgtcttgcaaggaaagcaaaatgtttctaggtgctacatgtctctttgccaaatcagcgacatgttgcttctcatctgtggtcaacctaccaataaacgaatgaccttctaatctatcaggtaaaccatgattatgtaacccacattttacatcaatcttccaaccagatccatctttcgccggagtcgacctgattttaaatggacatccacatttcttggacgcactttgggtaccactatcactaatcttgtgtttcccacctttatcacagccaaatattattttgttacttctccctctcttccccgtttcagtatctgaacgactgataataacagttactttattgtcgattccaacctctttaatccatctgataacctcttctcgtgtaccaaatctttccgtcgtcataaacgcatcagtagtatctacacatattttgggaagattttccatttctgtaaaaaaaaaaaaaaaaattaaaaaaaacaaaaaaaaaaacacgTACCGGAAGACTTAAAGAAAGacttccggtacacaaaaaaagcaaaccggaactcttctccaaagagttccggtatgcaaatttctttttgaaatttttttatgtgaaccggaactctttccttaagtgttccggtttgttttttttgtgttccggaagtcttcccaaaagtcttccggtttggaaaaatacataccggaagtctttttgcaagtgttccggtgcgaggggtgtgaaagtgtaatttttggaattttcaactgaatggtaaaaatgaaatggtaaattggttaaaaccaattaagggtaaaatgagaatttttaaatttttgtaggGGTATGGGATTAATCgtaggggtacaaggtaaaattttctAAAATATTTTATGAGTAATCAATAAAACTTGAGTTTGAATGTCAACTCTAACAAACATTCTCATAGTTTTCTCTTTGTCTTCGTTTCTTTTCCACGGAACCTTTATATTAAGAAAAATAGTTTAATAAAATACTTTGTGTTACTttcattttcataacaaaatACTATATAATAATATTTTGGGAGGAAAAGAGATTTAACTcaaatttttatgatttttttaattataaaGAAACGATGCTATCAATGATTGAATCTTCTATCAACTCTCATTTAATCTAATTAATGTCGATCTATCCCACCATTTTTTTAATTAACTTAAGTCTTCCattatataaaataaaaatgaaaaaaatgaaaaaaaattaattattaaaacTCTTTTACAAAATTTTCtaaaatacaaaataaaaattaaaaagtatttaaaaaaaaaagaaattaataaaaaatatacaaggataaaattaatattttttataaaattgaGAAATTTTCGACAAACAAACATATATGTCCCGTTAAAATTCATCCCACAAAAGCCAATAATTTGTTGAGGGTGTGAGTTTAAAACATTGTATCGTCCTAAAAAAATGAATGCGGGATGGGACTGACGtgtatttttatttatttcttgaATGTTAAAATTCTTTTGATTTGAATCCTTAAATTTAAAATCCACATGAAACTTGCAGATTTTTctataaattttaattttaaagaTTAAAATCACACAAGATTCAACATTTaaaatttttattaaaaatatagACAAAGTTACATTAGAGTGTCTTTaaattatttcttttaattgATTGGTCCTTTAAATTTTGTTTGTATTACATCATTTTTTACACATTTTGATTATTTAAAAGTGTGTGACGGTAATTTTGTATTTCACCATTTTCATACTACTAAAAGTAATTGTATATATAATTACCACCTTTATTCTAttaaaaaatgataataataCAAACTTATAATAATTTAAAAGACCAAATTATTATAAAACAAACATAAAATGAtgaatttattaaaaaaataatattttaaagAACTTCTAATgtaattttgaaaaaaaaaatatataaaagaaaaataaaaacaCTTAATTTATATGGATCAATTAACTATTCAAACTTTTTAAAACTTATGAGATAATTGatgtttttttaaatttttttcttaTAGTAGTGATGATGATATATATATTTTAACATTTCATTTTCAATTCTATAAGAAAACATGTTTAAAAAAATGttataaaatttcaaaaaaatacaTGTACTAAATACTTGTAATAGGAAAGCTCTAAaccattttattttaaaaatagaTAAACTTGAGTAATGTATAATAAAAAGACTAGATTATTGTAGCATCAACCTATTAAATgtaaaatagtaaaaataaaaacacaataaaaaaatttttaaaaaaaaaagaaaaaaaaaaagtAGAAGTTTAACCCAAAAAGCAATAGTTGGTGCATAAATGGTTGTTTGAAATTGACTTCACATCAAATTTGACACAAACCATTTTCaccttcatcttcttcatcactcTTCAATTTTCAACTCTGTTTCTTCAATTCAAACCCTCTCTCTCTTCTTCGTTGCTCCCTCCTCACTCTTCTAATCTGTCTCTGTTGCTTCACAGCAAAATCCATTTCCCTTTCCTCACAACTACTTTCCCGTATGACATCGTAACCTTCTTCTCTTCATTCAATTTCACTTCTTTATATTACTTACTTTTACTTGTTTTGAAGAATTCAAGTAGCAGAGTATTACCTTTGTTGTTCTTCTCCCTATCAAACGTTTGTTCTGTTTTTTGTGAACGGAAAAATGGGTACTTGGAAATTGGGGTTTTGGGGGCTTCTTTGTGCTGCTTTTCTCTTTTCAATTGATGCTGTTGAGCTTCGTAGGAATCAGCCTACTGAAAGAATTTCAGGTAGATTTTTGTTGATTTGGCTATCTATTGTTGAGGTTTTGAGTATTTTGATTATGAAGTTATGGTTTTCATGAATGTGTTTTATTTAGATCTGGTTTTGATTTAGGTTGATTATGATATTTGATGCATTGATTGTTGATTTTATTTAGCTTGAAATGTTGTAATTTCAATGATAAAGCATTGGATCTTCTGTGAATCTGCATTGAATTTTAAGATCTGAATTTTGAAGTGCCAAGCTTGCTAGTTAGATACTTTTACTACAATTTTGGTAGAACTTTTTTTTTTGTGGTCCGGTTTTGCTTTAGCATATTTCCTTAGATTATGTTCAATCATGTTAAGAGTTACTATAAAGTATTGGCAGGGGCTCTAGACACTGTAATGCCTAACTTATGCAATCCCTGGGCTCAATTTTGGAAACTAGTTTAAGAGTTTGGAAGATGTTGCATACAACTTGAATTTTGTGAAGTTTATTGCTCCTACTCCACCTCATGGTGCACACGTCCTCGTAGAAGGATATATTATCGATATGCTTATGTCTATAGGCTCTGTGATTTCAATAGATTGGTGTAGATTTGTAATCTCTAAAGAGTTCTTGCTGAACCCTGGTGCATTTTTGCTGGCTCCTAAGCTCCAATTTTACCGCAGAATCAAAGTATGAGCAATTCCGCTGCTTCCGTGATTCCATCTCATATTCGGAGATTTTATCTTGGTTTACTAACAGAAACTATAAATTATATTAAAGATTGAAACCCATGCAAACTGCTGACGACCTTTCAGTGATAATACCTTACTTCTGTCTTTTCCTTTTCGAAACTTATAAACCCTGTAAAGAGAAAATTGATGGCCCAAATATAAACGTTTTCACCCAAGAATTTGTATTTTTAAATGTTATGAATACAATAAATCAACTCGCTACAGCTCTATTTAGGGAATACGAATTTAGCATCAGTTTGGATTACAGTTAACTGGGGAAGTTGCTGGAATAGGGGCACATCCTTAGTTGCTTGGAGTATTAAAGTGTTCATAAGCGGTcttgtgtttttatttttaaaggacTTGCATTAAGCAATTCTGTTTCTGGAAATACAATAGGTTCTAATTCGTTTCTTTAACTTCTATGTGTGAATGTAGTTATTTTAAACTAATATTTCATTTTATTAAATACTCATGTTGTAGTTGAACAAATTGTAGGTAGCGCTGGTGATGTGTTGGAAGATGATCCGGTCGGAAGGTTGAAGGTTTTTGTTTACGAACTTCCAAGTAAATATAATAAGAAAATTCTTCAAAAGGACCCGAGATGCCTCGCCCATATGTTTGCTGCTGAGATCTATATGCACCGGTTTATCTTATCTAGCGCTGTCCGAACCCTTAATCCTGAAGAAGCTGATTGGTTTTATACCCCTGTATACACCACCTGTGACTTGACACCAAATGGCCTCCCTTTACCCTTTAAGTCACCACGAATGATGAGAAGTGCAATACAACTTATTTCTTCAAACTGGCCTTATTGGAACCGAACAGAGGGAGCTGATCATTTCTTTGTGGTTCCCCATGATTTTGCGGCTTGTTTTCATTACCAAGTATGAGTTTAGAATACAATTTTTAAAATTCATTGTTCATATCACTCTAAGTGCTACTTTGAGCATTCCAATACTGCACATATATCATGTAACATGCtccttttttttattattttgttcCAGGAAGAGAAGGCAATTGAAAGAGGGATTCTTCCACTGCTGCGACGTGCCACCTTGGTACAAACATTTGGACAGAGGAATCATGTGTGCTTGAAAGATGGCTCAATTACCATTCCTCCTTATGCTCCGCCACAGAAAATGCATACCCACTTGATTCCTGATAAGACTCCCAGGTCAATTTTTGTGTACTTCCGAGGACTGTTTTATGATGTTGGAAATGACCCCGAAGGTGGTTACTATGCAAGGTAGATATTATTACCGATACAAACTTCAAATGAGGGTTTGAGTACGCATCCTTTTATTTATTATAATATTATGTATGCACAAAAATAAGAATGCTGGCTCGGTATCCTTTTACCAGAAAAGCAATACGGAGtgattttgatatattttttatCATTAGTTTTTGTTTCAAAGAGTCTAGTGGTGAAACTCACACACTCTTAAGTGCAGAAAGGAGGGGTGTTGCGGATTCGAACTCACGCCCCAACGCATCAATATCCACACATTCTTTTACTATATGAATTGCACTTACCTGAAAATTTTGatttatataaatatataattGTTGTATTTAGTGGAGTTATTGAAATTGATGGTGATGTACATTGAGATTTACAGTATTCAATATTTAGGGTCATAATTAGTTCATTCTAAAATTCTGATTGAATATCAAGTATGCATGCATGTGTTTTGGTGCATGCGTTGATgttatgatgacaaaacaaataatCCTGACTGGCTGTAATTTTTAAATTTTACAGAGGAGCAAGAGCAGCAGTCTGGGAGAACTTTAAGGACAATCCATTATTTGACATTTCGACCGAGCATCCAACAACATATTACGAGGACATGCAAAGAGCTGTGTTTTGTCTATGCCCACTTGGATGGGCCCCTTGGAGCCCAAGATTGGTTGAAGCTGTGGTATTTGGTTGCATTCCTGTTATTATTGCAGATGATATTGTTCTTCCGTTTGCCGATGCAATACCATGGGAAGAGATCGGGGTGTTTGTTGATGAACAGGATGTTCCTAAGTTGGATACCATACTCACATCGATCCCACCAGAAGTTATATTAAGGAAGCAAAGATTGCTTGCTAATCCTTCTATGAAGCAGGCAATGTTATTCCCTCAACCCGCGCAATCTGGAGACGCTTTCCATCAAGTTTTAAATGGACTTGCACGGAAATTGCCGCATGACAGAAGTGTGTTCTTGAAACCAGGGGAGAAGAGGTTGAATTGGACTGCCGGCCCTGTTGGTGACCTTAAACCTTGGTAACAGTAGTAGGCATTATGATTCTTTATAAATCTTGGTCAATCCTCCTCAAAATGTTCATAGGGGGTAGGTAACCAAGGTGCTTTTTTTTACATTGTAAATTTTGAATATTTTTACAGACAATTCATAATTTGCAACATGATTGATCTCATAGTATGCTAATGCAACTTATTTTGCTGCCCTAGTAGGAGTGTCTGTTTTCTCGTGTCAGGGCATTAGAATATAAGAGTTATTCTTGTTGTTTTGGTAAAACTTAGAATGAGTTCTCTAAGTTACTTGTTTCATATATTTTGTGTGTGTATGAATACGGTTATGTTAGGAAGAAATGCCAAATCTGTCTTGCT from Lathyrus oleraceus cultivar Zhongwan6 chromosome 7, CAAS_Psat_ZW6_1.0, whole genome shotgun sequence encodes the following:
- the LOC127102117 gene encoding protein MAIN-LIKE 1 yields the protein MESWVSRSGLASLQRTSLNKINTNLVSAFVERWHLETSSFHMPFGEMSITLDDVACLLHLPIRGIFWSPQDVTEELAVELAVDYLGVSQSQAQSHVRSCRGSYYKLEWLYDIFVFAEFK
- the LOC127105782 gene encoding probable beta-1,4-xylosyltransferase IRX10L — encoded protein: MGTWKLGFWGLLCAAFLFSIDAVELRRNQPTERISGSAGDVLEDDPVGRLKVFVYELPSKYNKKILQKDPRCLAHMFAAEIYMHRFILSSAVRTLNPEEADWFYTPVYTTCDLTPNGLPLPFKSPRMMRSAIQLISSNWPYWNRTEGADHFFVVPHDFAACFHYQEEKAIERGILPLLRRATLVQTFGQRNHVCLKDGSITIPPYAPPQKMHTHLIPDKTPRSIFVYFRGLFYDVGNDPEGGYYARGARAAVWENFKDNPLFDISTEHPTTYYEDMQRAVFCLCPLGWAPWSPRLVEAVVFGCIPVIIADDIVLPFADAIPWEEIGVFVDEQDVPKLDTILTSIPPEVILRKQRLLANPSMKQAMLFPQPAQSGDAFHQVLNGLARKLPHDRSVFLKPGEKRLNWTAGPVGDLKPW